The sequence CGGGTGCACAAAGCATCGGGAGCCTGCGGGCTCGGCGCTCCGGGACGCGGCCCCGCCTCACCGCAGAGGGGCGCGAGCAGAAACCCGGCTAGGGCCAAACGCTAGCCCGGGCCCTGCGGGGGGCGGAGCGGGTTCCCGCCGGCAACCGGCTCCGAGGCGTAACCTGCATCCCTCTCACTACCGCAGCCCGCGCCCCACATGCTCTTTCGGGGCGTAGTCTTAAGGCCTGTTTGCCGTTTAAAGCAATCAGCGAGCGAGCGCGCGGCGGCAtcgggggaggggtggggggcggctACGATTTCTTTCCAAGGAGCGTGTAAAGGGTAATCTCAACGGGAAACCAGACCAGAAAAGTAGTGACCAACCCTCCTCGGATTACTCTCCACTGGCTCCtccctttcccccccccccccacgtccAGATTTGCATAAAAAAAGGCCCAGAAAACTCTGGCCGTGCCCCTGCAGCGGCTCACTCTGCTCCCCCGGGTCAGAGTCCCCCAGAAACTGCGCGGGGTCGCTGCACGGAGCCGAACCGAGAGCGCTTCGCCCGCGCCGTCCTCCTCGCGCCCGGCTCCTCCGCGCTCCGGCCGCCCCGCCGCCGCTTCCCAGGGCCGAGCGGTGCGAGCGGACCCGGAACGAGCTCGGGTTCCAGCCGCCTCGAGCGCGCTTCCCCAGCTCCGCTCCTCCTCCGCCCCCCGGGGGTCGTACGCCCACGATGCCGCAGGGGCCCGGCtcgctgctgctgctggtccTCGCCTCTCATTGCTGCCTGGGCTCCGCGCGCGGGCTCTTCCTGTTCGGCCAGCCGGACTTCTCCTACAAGCGCAGCAACTGCAAGCCCATCCCTGCCAATCTGCAGCTGTGCCACGGCATCGAGTACCAGAACATGCGGCTGCCCAACCTGCTGGGCCACGAAACCATGAAGGAGGTCCTGGAGCAGGCGGGCGCCTGGATCCCGCTAGTCATGAAGCAGTGCCACCCGGATACCAAGAAGTTCCTGTGTTCCCTCTTCGCCCCGGTCTGCCTCGACGACCTGGACGAGACCATCCAGCCATGCCACTCGCTCTGTGTGCAGGTGAAGGACCGCTGCGCCCCGGTCATGTCCGCCTTTGGCTTCCCCTGGCCGGACATGCTCGAGTGCGACCGCTTCCCTCAGGACAACGACCTCTGCATCCCGCTCGCCAGCAGCGACCACCTCCTGCCGGCCACCGAGGAAGGTAAGCCTTCCCCGCTTACTTCCCCCCAACCCAGCTCCGCCGAGGCTCTCCAGGGGGATCCCGCAcgcctcctcctttctcctcttcccCCTCGCCGCCGCCATCGCGGTGCGTCCCCGCCAAGGTTGTCAGTCCCGGGTGGGTCGGGCGTTCTCCTTGCCCAGGTCTGTCATCGCGACAAGCCTGTACCAAATTTGAGACAGCCCCCGGCCCCCGACCCCCAAGTCTCTCATTCCCTCCCCGAGCTAATCAGTTGCTGTTTCTTAGGGACAGTTTCAAAAACGAAAACGAAAAACTGGAAGGCGTCTTTTATTTATAGACAAACAATTACTTTTAAAGATGCTAACAGTGGGGCCGCTTTTTTGAGAGTGTTTGGAGAGGTCCTGCGGGAAGAGGTAGGTGAGTACCCCTGCCCGGGGGCTCCTGCTTCAGCTGTCCTCACCACCGGGCAGGATTCTCATCACAGGCAGGATTACAAGATGCACAAACAGATGCTCTTTGAAGGCACCTTCTGCCCTTTGCCAATTTAGGTTTTGGAAATAAAACGAGGACTGGCTCGAGCAGGACTCTAGAAGGGAGGGTATTGAATAATTAAGTATTGATTGTAATTGCTCAGTGGTTTGTGGAAGAAATATGTGGAGAGCACAAAGCGAATGTCCAGGAATCATCTTTCTGAAACTACCAGCTTTTATTTTAGGAGTGGTTTTAATAAACTAGAGACAATCATGCAAAATAGAGTTTCTCAAgttttgggggggggcgggggaagaGGGTGGATAGAAGGAGTTCCTGTGCAAAAGCCATCAAAGCAATGAAAACCTCATGGGCTCCTGATATACTTCCTGACATGAAAACATATACTGTGTGTTTCAGCTGATTTGGGTCCCCCTTGGATGGAAAGGGGGCTTCCTAATCCTTTTGGGGGATTCAGCAGCATCCCCGTTTCAATCTCTGTTTTCCTACAGCCATCATTAGttaaagaaaatgcaaagttGCTTAGCAATCTTTCCTGGCAAGCGCCCTGCGTTTGCAATCATCTTATTGGTTAGATTTCTAATTTATTGCAAATGTTTggcatttttcaaacatttgtccAACATATACCATAGACCAACCAATGCAGGTTAGTAACATTTTATACACATTCCCAGGGCTCCTAATGGAAATGCTgcaagactttttttctttccttttgttcaaGTTAGGAGATTAAgggcattttgtgtgtgtgtgtatgtgtgttgcttttgtttttatttctttccaacaTTATATTGTACCAAAATCATATACAGCACATTTCCCTAAGAAGTCATTTTATCCTTCTAAATAAAAGTTTATGTTTTTCAGAGTTTACtctttgctatttttaatttgataaataagTTTGTGATGAGACACAAAGTTTTCTGTGACACTTCCATTTCATATTAATGGAAATCTTTAATttcacctaatttttttttcaaaaaaaaaacacgtttataaaagggagaaagggaatatgttttcttttttcctttttccaagaAATCAGACTGTTTCAGAAGAGCCTTTTGTAGGTTCTCTGATAATTGTGCTGGTGCCCAATTCGTAGGTTTTGTAAGATCCCATAGACAGTTTTATGTCTTTGATTAATAGCTTCAGGAAaaaagccttgattttttttaaagaaaagagtttAAAACTGGCAAAGAGAGACAAGGAGAAACTGTACCAGGGAACTCACAGTTCACAGTGAAGAAAATGCTGCTTAACCCAAGCACAGACTTGGCAGAAAGCACAAGGTGATACAGAACCAGTTAGAACAGGCTGTTGTAATTAGTGAGGTGTGTTTCCAAGATAGAAACAGCCCATATGTGAGCCTTACAACACTAGCCATCCCATCCCTCTCAGACCAGACttgaaaatatcttgaaatgtcTCCCTTGAGACACAGCTGCCGAAGCACCCAGGAGAGACTGCTCTTACCTGAGTTCCTCTTGCTAAGAAAAACAGTCTTTTGGTAGTAGTTTTACCAAAGGTTACCAGTTTTCTGAAATCCCTCGAGTGTTTGGCTCTTTTGGGCCTTTCACCTTAGAGAGGCCATGGTAATGATTTTTCGAGAAACTTAGTTTGTCCTAAAGTAAGAAGAATAGCCACAACCTGTTCCAGTTAACTGTCACTAAATTTACCCAATTCCCTTTATATTGTGGATTTACCACCTATTTAATGCAACATATGAACATTCTCATTTTCCCCAACCAAAACTGAGAGGCATGGGGACTTTCTCAGGAATGAGTGATCCCACTTTTACAAAAGAGGCAAAAGCTTTAGTCATACAGGACAATTGGCTATTCTTGCCTGGATGAGCCCCTTTCAGTTATTTATAAGACGCCACCTGCTGTTCCCTTTTAAGCAAACTTACTAAAAACTATTTTTCGCATTTCTAGCTCCAAAGGTGTGTGAAGCCTGCAAAACTAAAAGCGATGATGACAATGACATAATGGAAACTCTTTGTAAAAATGATTTTGGTAAGTGATACACCACGACCAGTAAAAATTTCACATTCAACAGTCttatttatcaataaaacttAAAGCTGTAAATCATTAAAATAGAGGTTGGGCAATTTTCCTAAAATCATCTAACCTCTCTATCCTACTTTCCTCCCTATGTAATTATCTTGCAtttggtgggttttttgtttgttcgttttagTGAGATTCATTGTTTTATTAAGCAATCAACAAATAATGAGAATTATTCAAATTACGAGTTTTCAATGGTGTATTTTAAATCTTACTCTGCTTTTTTCTTGACAACAAACATATTTCTGGGCCATATCTTTTTCAGACATTTAACATGTGCCACAGGGATGAAAACATGTAAATAATACTTGCTCCAGTAAACAGATTCAAGGCATTAAGTTGGCCACACATAAACATTTGCTCCAGTGGTcagatagaaatatttttacattcttcatAACCCATAATCAGTCTGCTCCTCTATGTTCCATCATTTGTGGATATATCTAAGGCACtaatatatataatttggaaGGGGTTCCTTAAATTCACAAAGAATGCTTTACTGAGATGACAGCTAATTAATGTGGGCTTTTGTACCTTGTAACACCACCttgaaatcatttctttaatcttgtatgctgtatgatgggggtcacatttcattctttttccatgtgtctgTCCCattagtgcagcaccatttgttcaactttttttttttttttttttttttggtgggggtgggtggggagaatGCACAGACTaagaaccaaacctgggtctccagcatggagagaattctaccattgaactacctttgcaccccctttaaaatcatttttaaaagatctttgtAAAGTTTTATGGGCTTCTTAATGAAGTTTTAAAGCCTAAGCTTGATGGCTTTAACAAGATATACAGAAGATGCCATGGGCATGACACCAGGGGACAGTAAATAATGTGTCTGATACATTACCCAAGATCCAAAAAGTGTAAATCATTATGCTTCAGAGAGTAGcaataagaagaaagagaaaactgaagagaaagaaaattggagACTTTATGCGGGAGTCCATTAGCATCAGCACCTTATCTGCTGTCCTCGGGCCTTAGATAAGGGAAGGCGCCCAGCACTAAACACAGGATCATGGCTGGATACTGAACTGTGGAATGGCCAGGAATTTCACCCAGACACCTGAGGCATTCTTCTTGCTTTCACCTGGTTGGTACCCCTTTAAAAGTATTCAGGCAAGGTTGTATGTCTTGATTTAGCCTTACCAGGCTGGACATGTTGGTAAGCAGATATAGTTCCTGCCCTCTCAAATGACAGTGGGTTTCCACAGACCCACATTGACATTTCTGCATACTCGGCAAAGCCCTAAAGACTAAGGGAAACTACGCCAGTTCCCGCTGTTCAAGAATGCCCTGCCACATTCTCCTTACCTTCTTGAGAACCTCCTGCATGTTTAGATTCCTAGAAGTCTGGGGACAATCCAACCGTTGCCACTGCTGCTGTATAGCTCCAGATTTCTTCCAAGAAGCATCCTGGGTTCCTTGTTGCTGACAAGGAACCATAGCCGCAGCTTCAGGAAAAAGCTTCAAACTGCTgaggatgggaaagaaaaaaggaggcagATGTGAGTTCTGATCAGTATTTCCCCTCAGGAAGGAGTCACAGATGGGGATGGCAGAGTTTCATATGTGTATATTCAACTCTCAAATTATAGGGCCAGGTTTGTTAGCAGCAGTCTTACCAAGACACAGTTCTCAGCTTCCATGCTGTGAGATTTGATTAAggacaagatttttaaaaaagaatttcaataaaatgtatataaaagttGATATATCATTTTCCTACAGTTTATGTCCCCTGCACTAGACTTAATACAGCTCTCTCTTTTGACTTCCATGAAAAAGTTGATTATTGTATCATAGGGCTCTAAAGCAGTTGAAATTAGGGAGTACACACTCACGTACTGCTTGTTTTGTGGCTTACCCTTAGAAAAGATCTTCTTTCGAAGGGTACCCCGTCAGGACCTGGGCCCGAAAATTGGCTGCTATGAGGGTTCACTAATGTCTTCTCTCCTTATAGGATAAAAGCTCTCAGAACAGCATG is a genomic window of Tamandua tetradactyla isolate mTamTet1 chromosome 22, mTamTet1.pri, whole genome shotgun sequence containing:
- the SFRP2 gene encoding secreted frizzled-related protein 2 gives rise to the protein MPQGPGSLLLLVLASHCCLGSARGLFLFGQPDFSYKRSNCKPIPANLQLCHGIEYQNMRLPNLLGHETMKEVLEQAGAWIPLVMKQCHPDTKKFLCSLFAPVCLDDLDETIQPCHSLCVQVKDRCAPVMSAFGFPWPDMLECDRFPQDNDLCIPLASSDHLLPATEEAPKVCEACKTKSDDDNDIMETLCKNDFALKIKVKEITYINRDTKIILETKSKTIYKLNGVSERDLKKSVLWLKDSLQCTCEEMNDINAPYLVMGQKQGGELVITSVKRWQKGQREFKRISRSIRKLQC